Part of the Phaeodactylum tricornutum CCAP 1055/1 chromosome 5, whole genome shotgun sequence genome is shown below.
AGCAGATAGCGAGCGAGCTGCAACGGCTAGAGTTGCCGGCTCTGACGCAGGTTTATTCTTCTCCACTGTTGCGATGTCGACAGACGGCCGTGGCTGCTGCGCGGGCGTTTCGGGAAGCAACACGCAGGTCGGAAGATTCGACCAATCTCTCGCCAGccgttctttcttctccgCTCGTGCGGATCGAATACGGTCTTTCCGAAAGTATCAACGAAAGCTGGTATCGCTCTTGGTCATTGCCAGAATCAGACGGAACTTGGGGACTCCGACCGAAAGGCCAATCGAGCCCGATTCCAGAGACTCTCCACCCAGCCAGTCGTGCACCGGTTCAAGCCcttttggattggaagaCGACTCTCGCCACCCAGAACGACATGGATCCCGAAATGGATACCAAATACGCTTCACGAACACGCCTGGATACTCCGTATACTTTTCATCCTCCCTACATGGAAGCCCGGACGGATCAGCGAGAACGAATGCGTAAAGCGGTCGAAGAGTTGTCGGTGGCGGGCCAAACGATTTTACTCGTCTCTCACGGGGGACCCGTAACACACCTTTACGAAGAGCTTACTGGCAACGATTGGAATGTACATGGCGCTTCGTCCTATTGCTGTTACAGCATTTATCGCCAGCCAGCTGGAACGAACAAGTGGGAGGCGCTGGTGATCAACCAGTCTGAATACTTGCACGAGAAGATTACGTTCGAAAGTCACGTGTCGATCGACAATCTAACAAAAGTATAAGTTCTGATCTTTCTTCTATATGTGTCCGAACCGTACATTTAGAGTTCCAAAACCAAGACCGATTCTTCTACATGGGCATGAGCGTAAAGGTCTGCGTCTCAATCGTTGAAATGCCGTCGATTTCCTTGAgctttcccaaaaagtcttctTCCGGGGCAAATTTGGCTTCTTCCCAGGCGCCAAACTTGTCGGCGGGCAAGCTCGTCATGACCTTGAAATCGAGACATCCACCACAAACCACGCGTTGCACGTCCTTGACACCTTCGACTTTTTTGACGTCGGCCAAGACGGACTCCAACGCCTTTTGCGCTTCCTGGAGCGACTTTTTATCGTCACTAACACTCCACTTAATGAAACGAGAATGGAACGATTTGGTTAGCAAGGTCGTCACCTTTTCTTCACAGGTAAATGCTTGCACCAGAACGAGAACTTGATACGCCGACGTACCTTGCAGCGCCATTCGCGGGCGATGGTATCGAATTGGACTCCTTCCGTAATCGTGTTCATGGTTCTAAGTGTTTCGAAGAAAATGTGCAACAGAGGTCAGCGCCGGAATGACTCCATTGAAGAAAACGCACGCTTGATCTTCTTTTGGATGGATAACGTGCGTGACACCTTCAACGATGCCATTGTGGATGCGCAGGACGAGCGCAgcagattcacagtcaatacaagatGTACGTCAAACATACTCACTTGGGCTTTTTCGAATCGGGCTCGTTCTGTTCAGCCGACATGTTATCAACGGTGGAAGCTTTACGAAGGCGAGTAAACGGCAACAGAGGAAGTCTTTTAGCTCTGTTCTTACCTCGAGTTGTAATTCGCGGCGATTTGAGCGGTGCGGGAAAAGATATGGCGGAACGTGTGTGGGGATAGGCCAGCGAGCATCATGGTATGGGCAATGTCGGCGAACGCTGTGAGGATACGGCCTTATGTGGATTGCCCTGACGAATGAAATCGAAGCCGATAGTTTTGGCAACATTGTCAAGGCAAACTGGATCGATCCGGGGACGATTCGAAAGATGCGATTGGAGGAAATTCATATCTTCGGTCATTCGCCAGACTCAAGAAAATAGTTCACACGCCACCTTATGGAAACACGACTTTCATCTACGAATTGTATATATGGagtgtcgttttcgaaataACAGGTATAAACAGCTAGCAAAATCGATACCCCTTTTTGTTCCTACGGAAAAAGAGCGTGCTAACTTATGGTCTACAAGCATCGAGACCTCGCCACACGTTTCCGAAACGCCTACCAGCCAAACGGTTACCGTACAGTGTAGAACTACGTTTAAGATCTACCGAACGGCGGTTCGGATTCGGTTGCGTTCCGACACGCGGCCCTGCGAGGATCACACGAGAAATGGATACCGGTTTCGGCGGCTCACGAAAATCCGCATCATCGTGACATCTGCGCGTGACGTCGAGACGATGCGAAGCGCAAGATCCAACGTGGAAGCACGAACTGTAACACTCTGCCAGTCAAAGGACGGGAGTGTACAAAGTATTCTCCGCATCTTTCCTATCTTcaagttgtttcgttggGGTTGTCAGATACCGGTAAGTGTTTCTCCGAAGAGCTTCGGATTGGTGGTTGCCAGCAAGGTCCACATCACTACCGCTAACCACATTCTCCCCTGCCTTCTGCCATTCACCCATCGCGTCTTGCTCTGCTTCGACTCTTGTGTGCAAACCTTGACACCCACTCCTACACATAACGCGTACGCATTCACACGTACACACCTGTCTATTTATCCATCTATCCAACGTTACCCTTGCTGGAATCCACAGTCATCATGAagctttcttcttccgttaTCGCTGCCGCCCTCCTGCTGGTGCAAGCGCAGTCTTTTATGCCTACACTGTCGACTGGTACCAAGTCTACCGCGTTCTTCGCCAAGGCGAACCCCTGGAAGGACCAGAACATTGACGGCTACGAAGCGGACGTCGGTGGGCCCAAGGAAGGCCCCAAGAAGGTCCCGTGGAAGGATCAGAGCGTGGACGGCTACGAAATCGATGTGGGT
Proteins encoded:
- a CDS encoding predicted protein; the encoded protein is MNPHDVVIVVARHGERTDYIMRDAGENWVRTAARPWDTPLSAHGHTQGTKLGEQIASELQRLELPALTQVYSSPLLRCRQTAVAAARAFREATRRSEDSTNLSPAVLSSPLVRIEYGLSESINESWYRSWSLPESDGTWGLRPKGQSSPIPETLHPASRAPVQALLDWKTTLATQNDMDPEMDTKYASRTRLDTPYTFHPPYMEARTDQRERMRKAVEELSVAGQTILLVSHGGPVTHLYEELTGNDWNHLSPASWNEQVGGAGDQPV
- a CDS encoding predicted protein, whose amino-acid sequence is MMLAGLSPHTFRHIFSRTAQIAANYNSRTMNTITEGVQFDTIAREWRCKWSVSDDKKSLQEAQKALESVLADVKKVEGVKDVQRVVCGGCLDFKVMTSLPADKFGAWEEAKFAPEEDFLGKLKEIDGISTIETQTFTLMPM